In Anoplopoma fimbria isolate UVic2021 breed Golden Eagle Sablefish chromosome 22, Afim_UVic_2022, whole genome shotgun sequence, a genomic segment contains:
- the LOC129111644 gene encoding uncharacterized protein LOC129111644 has product MASPPPLSSLRLLLPPLRLLTAAMWQVARRQSVKHYGMLEDFVALVTEAVPQLLTDRQRSVLLLALRAKVTLCDPQGEQLDRTHPVSQATSDLQVDELCSVLVPLTQSPEDRLRLLQEVFHHGFDSALQSLISDFLSRIDQLFPVPDFKQAASWLDTAPGGLDDCLQEADREELRELLTDQSCLLGHASTTVGHDSEKILLSAWSHPLLTKPTNPEPPLSEADVQSDPPPDVEVVKVEVVVMTEDEEQEEAEETVIGQSGSPAEQEASNQSAAVGGDECPVTPVILEDRLKDSPGDFVDQSEDTANQSEQGCSEVTANALYSISHNSQRVAHKCPQCGKCYIYRSQVIRHLRTNKSCGSALSVTAAVNLQSLPEEEPRPQHHAPRGPAPPSPTPVSSATPPSEPKPRCCLTSAATGPGPSSTAPSVTRSSTTCPV; this is encoded by the exons ATGG cctcgcctccccccctctcctccctgcgcctcctcctcccccccctccgcCTGCTGACGGCGGCGATGTGGCAGGTCGCTCGGCGGCAAAGCGTGAAGCATTATGGGATGCTGGAGGACTTCGTTGCCCTGGTAACCGAGGCGGTCCCCCAGCTGCtgacggacagacagaggagtgtgctgctgctggctctgAGGGCCAAG GTGACCCTCTGTGACCCTCAGGGAGAACAGCTGGACAGAACCCACCCCGTCTCCCAGGCAACG TCTGATCTTCAGGTGGATGAACTGTGTTCTGTTCTGGTGCCTCTGACTCAGAGTCCAGAGGACAGACTCCGCCTCCTGCAG GAGGTGTTCCACCACGGCTTTGACTCCGCCCTCCAGTCGCTCATATCTGACTTCCTGTCCCGGATCGACCAGCTGTTCCCTGTTCCTGACTTCAAACAG GCGGCGTCCTGGCTCGACACCGCCCCCGGTGGTCTGGATGACTGTCTGCAGGAGGCGGACcgggaggagctgagggagctGCTGACCGATCAGAGCTGTCTGTTAGGCCACGCCTCCACCACAG TGGGTCACGACTCAGAGAAGATCCTCCTCTCCGCCTGGTCACACCCCCTCCTCACCAAACCGACCAATCCTGAGCCTCCTCTCAGCGAAGCAGACGTCCAATCGGATCCTCCGCCTGACGTGGAGGtggtgaaggtggaggtggtggtgatgaCGGAGGacgaggaacaggaggaggcggaggagacTGTGATTGGTCAGAGCGGGTCGCCGGCGGAGCAGGAGGCGTCCAATCAGAGCGCAGCAGTGGGCGGAGACGAATGTCCGGTCACACCTGTGATTCTGGAGGACAG GTTGAAGGACTCACCTGGAGACTTTGTGGACCAATCAGAGGACAccg CCAACCAATCAGAGCAAGGCTGCTCTGAGGTCACTGCTAATGCTCTGTACAGCATTTCCCACAATTCTCAGCGGGTCGCTCACAAATGTCCTCAGTGTGGAAAATGTTACATCTACCGTTCTCAG GTGATCCGTCACCTGCGTACCAATAAGTCCTGCGGGTCGGCGTTGTCGGTGACTGCAGCTGTGAACCTGCAGAGTTTACCTGAGGAAGAGCCCCGCCCCCAGCACCACGCCCCCCGGGGCCCCGCCCCTCCAAGTCCCACTCCTGTTTCCAGTGCAACGCCACCTTCAGAACCAAAGCCGAGATGCTGTCTCACCAGCGCAGCCACCGGGCCCGGCCCGTCTTCCACTGCGCCCAGTGTGACAAGGAGTTCCACCACCTGTCCAGTCTGA